The sequence CAAACCCCAAATCCCAATTTGGAATTGGCTTCATATAAATTCCACCCAGGAAATAAGCAAAGAATATTTCGAAGGGCACTAGAAGGCCGCCATTCACAAATTCATACTGAATATATAGCATGAAAAGAATTCCTATAGGCACGTTAGATGAAAACAAAATCATTATAAAGAAGATGGACCAAACGACCGCGACAAATAATCCGTATTCGACGATTAGTTTGGTCGGCGTCCCCCAGCTCGGCGAGCCGTTTGGCTTTCCCTTGATAACAAGGGGGAGGCGTGCGTCGTCGGCCGCGTTGCTCGCGCCAACTCCAAGGAACGAGTCGTGGAAATCCGAAGTCGAGGTCAGCTGCTTCCAAGCAAGCTGGTATGGCCACACGAATCTCTGATTCCCGCTTTGCCCAACTTGGGTGAACTCGCTGGAGCGCCTGGTGTAGTCGTTGAGCGCGCCCTTAGCGAGCGCTGCCCCCAAAATCAGCGGAACAATCAGGACGGCGACCAGGAGCGTGGATATTTTTGTGCGCCAAAGCATGAGTGGAATAACGAGCGCCAGGAGTAGAAATCCCGTTCCGGCGAATGTAAGCAAAAGGGCCGAACCGAGAAACCCCAGGCGAAGCAGATTCTGTCGCGTATAAAATTCCACGACGATTCCCATCGCCATGAACTGTGAGGTGTGGGATGCTTCAAGCATGAAGAAGCCGTTAGGTTTCGTATACGGCGATCCCCAATGCGTGGGTTGAATGTAAACATAGTGGAGAAATTGGAAAGATTCCGGAAGGATCTTGTCGAAATTTGGAATTGGGTGGTGAGCCAAATTAAAAGCCCAGTCCACATAGACCATGAATCCGATGAATAATGTAACATTTACAAATGAGCACATTATCTTGAATATCGCTGGCCGCTCCATCGGGGCGATGAACATGAAGACTGAATAATATACCATCGCCGCAAGAATGGCCGGAATCGAAATCGGTTCCCGAAAATACGTAAACAACTGCTCTGAAACCAAAACAGCGGCGAATATGAAATATCCTATAGCCCGCTTTTTTTCTATGAAAAGTAATTTTCTCCAGAAAAGCATGGCAACACAGGCCACACCCTCGAAGAGGCACAGTTCAATGTTGAACGGTGGGAGTGCAATCTTTTCGGTAAGGACCACAAACCAAATTGAGAAGGTCACCCAGAAGACGATAATCTCCGAATTCGGCGAGATGGGTCCATGTGTATCTGGATCATACTTGTCGAACGCGTGGATGCGCCCAAGGAGTTTGGGGGCGGTCTGTCGGAGAGTGTTCATAGGCGTCCTAGCTCCTCCGGGCACGGCTACCATGAGGGGGTTAACATATCCACGATGTGTTGCGGCCTAGCTTGGCTTTCCATTTCGCCGTGGCGTCGGCTGCGAGGGGCTCGACCCTGTGGGTGTTGGACGCATTGATCGAGGCTGACCGGGCAGCGCCCGGCGACTCGGAATATCGGCATAGAACATTGTCCTTGGCGGCATGCTTCTCGAAATGCTCAGGCCTAGTTGCGTGTTCCGTCAGGCGGTCCTCGCCGTGGCCGGCAGCAGCGCTGAAAACAAGGGTTATGTTGCAGCGCGCTTCGACGACGTCGCCGCTGACAAAGGCAGGTTTGCATGCGGGGCCCACACCAACTGCTTCGCTGCGCCTTGTGGGCTAGCGCGCCTTTTCAATGACAGCCATAAAGCGGCCGATGGTGAAGCTGCAACCCCCACATCGTATCAAGGGATTCGACGGAATCCGCGCAATCGCCGTTTTCGGCGTCTTCCTCATGCATAAGACGGCCCTGGGCGAACGCTACGAGCTAGGCGCATACGGCGTGTGGCTGTTTTTTCTCCTCTCCGGGTTTTTGATCACCTCCCAGCTGGTCGCCGCCCGCGAGCGGGTCGAAGAGGGCGGGGAGAGCTGCTGGTCGGAGCTCGGCGGATTCTGGTGGCGCCGTTCATTCCGAATTTTGCCGCCGTACTACGCCCTGCTGATCGTGCTTGCAGGGCTCTATGCACTTTGGCGTCGCCCGGTCCCGGCCTTGAGTTGGCATTTTCTCTACGCAACCAACTGGTACGCAGAGTTTCATCCGCAGGTCGACCTCGGCACTTGGCAACATTTCTGGTCTCTCGCGATTGAGGAGCAGTTCTATCTCGTCTTCGCTCCGCTCCTGATCCTGACGCCGCGCCGCTGGGCACCTTGGTGGTGCGGCGGACTTATCGCTGCGGGGGTTTTGCGGCGAATCTGGATGGTCGAGGCTGGATGGCCACCGTTCTCGATCTATGTGGACAGCCTTGTGAACATGGCGAGTCTCGCAGTCGGTGGGTTAGGTGGCTTGATTGTCAGGCGACATGCCCTTCGCGGCGAGTGGATCGGGTGGGCCGCGCTTGCAGGTTTCCTCGTGCTGCCCTTTTGCCTGGGGGCCTTGGGATGGTCGAATTCGATCAGCCCGCTGCTGGCATTGGCGTTTGGCCTGATTGCGATCCTCGCCCTGCACGGCAATCAGGCCGGTCCGCTCGCGAACCTTCTGAGCTGGCCGCCGATAGCCTATTTTGGCCGAATTTCGTATGGATTCTATCTTTACGAGAGTTATCCGCCATCACAACTAGCGGCGGGATTGGCGCACCATGGTGGGGTCGCCTCTGAGGTCGAGGGTGCCTTGTTTGCGTTTTTCGCGAGCCTTGCGATTTCGGTCGCGTCGTATGAGCTTTTGGAAATGCCAATCCAGCGCTTGGGGCGTTCGTTGCGGATCGGGCGGGTGACACCAGAGCCTGCTTAGGTTGGATAGTTCGACGCTGGCGTGCTAGCGCTGAGTGGAGGCAAGTAAGGCGGACGATCATGACAATGGCGCGGGCGGGCCAGAGAGACCTCAATCTTCCCGACCCTGCGCCCATGTGGAAATGTCTGCGGCAGGTGAGACCATGAAATTCAGTGCGGTCATCCAGTATCTGCGCGCCGTGGCCGCGATCATGGTGCTCTGCTACCACGTGGTCCTGCACTGGATCCCCGAGCAGAAGCCGCACTACCTGTTCCTGTCCGGCGGGGTCGACATCTTCTTCGTCATCAGCGGCTTCGTCATGTGGAGCCTGACGGCGGGGCGGGAAGGGGGCGCGTGGGATTTCTTCAGCCGCCGGCTGAAGCGAATCGTGCCGCTCTACTGGCTGATGACCACCGCCATGCTGGTGGTGCTGGTGGTGCTGCCGGGCGCGACCCTGACCTCAAAGTTCGACCTGGGCCACGTCGTCTCGTCCTACCTATTCATCCCCGCGATCCACCCGGTCAAGGGCACGTTCGAGCCCCTGCTGTTCCCGGGCTGGACCCTGAACTACGAGATGTTCTTCTACGTCCTCATCACCCTGGCGCTCCTGGGGCCGATGCGTTTTCGCCTGGCGCTGATCCTGATTCCCCTGGCCGGGCTGACGGCCATGGGCCTGATCCCGCATTCCGACAGGTCGCTGGTCGCCTTCTACAGCAATAGCCTGTTGGCCGAGTTCGGCATGGGCTGCGTGCTGGGCGCCCTGCTGGAGAAGGACCTGGCCGAGCGCGCGCCCCCCTGGGCGGGCGTGGCCATGATCGGCCTGGCGATCGCCGCCTTCTTCGGCCTGGCCCAGGTTCCTGGCCTGGCCCGCGGCTTCGCCTGGGGCGTGCCCGCGGCGCTGTTCGTCAGCGGCTGGGTGTTCAACGAGCGCGCCCGCGGCACGGCGCGCTGGCCTCTGGTGCAGCTGCTGGGCGACGCCTCCTACGCCATCTACCTCAGCCACGTGATCGTGCTGTCGGCGCTGTTCCAGATCGCCCACCGCTTCGTCAGATCGGTCCCGGCCGAGATCGGGGCGTCGGTGGTCATCACCCTGACCTGCATCACCGTCGGCGTCGGGGTCTACTGGTTCGTGGAAAAGCCGATCATCAACTGGTTCAAGACGCCCCGGCTGAAGCCGGCCGTCGCCGCCGCGGAATAGCGGCTTCACTCCATGCGGGCATAGCGCGCGCCCACCGCGGCCACCGCTCCGACCAGCATCACAATCGTAAAAATCATCCCCGTCACGGCTCGACTCGCTGATGTACGCCCCCAATCAGGGACATCGGGCCTGACCGGCTGCGCGTCCAGAGGGTAGATCAAAGATGTTCACCAAAATGGGCCGCCGCCTCATCGGCTGGGCGGCCATCGCAGGCGGCTGCCTGATCGCCGGCGCCGCGGCGGCTCAACCGCTCGCCTGGGCGCCGCCGGTCCTGATCGACCCGCTGACCGTGGTCGTCCGGCCGGGCGACTTCACGGCCTCATGCCAGGGGCGGGACTGCCGCCTGGTCTGGCCCCCGGGCCGCCACGTCGGGGCGGTGCGGATCTTCAACGCCCGCAACCTGGTCTCGATCGGCGGCTGGACCAGCGTGCCCCAACCGGCAGACCATTCCAACGCCCCGCCCAGCCGCATCCTCGAGGTCTCCGGCGCCACCGGCGTGGTGCATATCGAGGGCCTCTTGGGCGACGCCTCGGCGGGCGGCATGTCCGACGGCCTCGACTTCAACGCGCCCAAGGCGGTGGTCCAGATCGAAAACGTCCGCATCGACGGCGTCTTCGGCTTCTATGACCAGTTCCACGCCGACTGCATCCAGCCGTTCGGCGGGGTCAAGGCGCTGCGGGTCGATCGCTTCACCTGCAGGACCGGCTACCAGGGCCTGTCGATCTGGCCCGTCTCCACTTCGCCCGCCGGCTGGAGCGTCGACCTGCGCCACGTCGACATCACCGCCATCGGCCCGGTCATCCATGGCGCCCACAACGACGGCGGCTATCTCTATTGGCCGTGCCGCGCCGCCGACTGCGCCAACGTGGCCCGAACCAGCCTGTCCGAGGTCTATCTGCAGCCCAGGCCGGGCATGGCCGCAGCCAGCACGGTCTGGACCGGCGGCCTGGTCCAGCCGATGGCCGGCGCGATCGGCTTCTCCCGCCTGCCGATCGACGGCCACGTCACGATTGGCGCGCCGCCGAACGGCGACTTCGTGCCGCCCGGCGTCGCCGGACCCGCCTATCGCTCGCCCGGCTATGCGCCGGCGGCCAACTGAAGGGGAGGGCGAGATGATCGATCAGGCTCCCGCCGCCGCTACGACCCGCCCCGGCTTCTGGCTCTCGCTGCTGTCCGGCCGCGACAATCGCTCCCCCGCCATCGGCCGCGTGCTGGGCGCTGTGATCGGCCTTCTGCTGGTGATCGACCTTCTGGTCGGCCTGCCCAGCCTGATCGCCGGCGTCTTCCTGCTCCAGGGCGTGCGGCCCGAGGCCTGGTTCGCGCTCCTGGGTGCTTTGACGCCCTATGTCACTGCCCTGGCGCTCGCCATCGGCGGCCTGGTGGGCGGCCTGATCGCCGGCACCGCCTTCACCGAGCCGAAGCCGCCGGCCCAGGGCTGAGTCCTCCCTTTCTTTGCAGCATGAAAGGAGCCGCATCATGGACGATGCGAGCCTTCTGGCGCTCTGCGCCTTTCAGGAAGCGGCGGGCGAGCCCGACGACGGCGTCGCCGCCATCGCCCGCGTGGTGCTGAACCGCATGGCCCGCCGCTACGCCTCGGACGGCGCCATCGCCGGCACGGTGCTGGCGCCCGACCAATTCTCCTGGACCGCCTTTGAGATGGTGGGCGGTCGCTACCGCCGCGTCTGCCACACCCCCGCCGAGGTCGCCGTCCGCGCCGATGGGCTGCTGTCCAAGGCCCAGAATTTCACCAGCCAATGGGCGCGCGTCCAGCGCATCATCCGCGAGGTGCGGGCGGGCGCCTATGTCGGTCCGGAGTACGACCGGCTGACCGACCAGGTGGTGCTCTACCTCAACCCTCGCCTCAGCCAGGCCACCTGGGCCAACCCGGCCCGCCACGTCTGCGACATCGGCCGCCACAGCTTCTATCGGGCCTGACCGCCATGCCTGCCTTCCTGCTTTCGCTGCTGGGCTCGCGCCAGGCCTGGGGCGCGCTCGGCCTCGCCCTGTTGCTGGCCACGGTCGGCGTCCAGACCGCGCGCCTGGCCCACGCCAAGTCCGACCTCGCCGCGGCGCGGGCGGCGGCGCTCGATCCGGCTACGCACCGCGCCTGGCAGGCCGAGGCCAAGGCCGCCGCCGCTGCGCTCGGGACCTGTCAGGCCGGCCTGGCCAGGTTGAGCAGCGCTGTCGAAGACCAGAACGCGGCGCTCTCCGCCCAGAAGGACCAGGACGCCGCCGCCACCGCCGCGGCCCAGGCCGCTCTGGGTCGGGCGCAACAGGCCGTCAAGGCCGCCGGCGTCCGCGCCGCCGCCGTGCTTTCCGCACCAGCCTCCGTCACCGGCTGCAGCGACGCTGACGCCCTGATCCTGAAGAGCCTCGATCCATGATCCGCAAACCCGGCCTGATCGCCGGCGCCGCCATCGCCTTGCTGGCCGGCTGCGCCAGCACGCCCGACGTGGCGCCGCCTTCAGTCATGCATACGGTCGAGGTGCCGACGCCCGTCCGCTGTCGACCAGATCTCGGGCCAGAGCCGGACTACCCCGATACCGATGAGGCCCTGCGCGCTGCGCCAGACCTGTTCTCCCGGGTGCGCCTGCTCCTGGCCGGCCGCATGCTGCGCATCGCGCGTGACCAGCAGAAGACCGCGGCCCTGGCCGCCTGCGCCGGCTAGGCCACCGCCTGGGTGCGGGTGAACCTCAGCCAGGCGATGACGGCCAGGCCCGAGCACAGCAGCGCCATGCCCAGCCACAGCGCTCCGCGCGCATCGGCCTGGCTGACCACGCGCGAGGCGAAGAACGGCCCTAGCGCCGCGCCGAGCAGCTGCACGGCCCCGCTCTGCACCGCCGCCCGCCGCGAGGGATCGGCCTCGATGGTCATCGGCACCAGGAACGGGTTGATGAAGATCGCGGTCAGGCCGGACAGGGCCGTGGCGGCGATGAACAGCCAGGCCGGCGCCGCGAAGCCATAGACCAGATAGACCGCGCCATAGGCGACCACGCCGCCAACGAAGACGACGAAGTACTTCACTCTTCCCGCCGCCACGGTCGCCAAGGCCCCGCCCAGAACCTGCGCCGCCAGGGAGAACGACGTCGCCGTCCGCGCGACCACCGTCGGCAGCCCGGCCTGGATGCAGAACGGCACGAGATAGATGGCCACGGCCGAGGCCGCCGAGACATAGAGCAGGGTGCCAGCTAGGGCGATCCAGCCTCTCGGGGGCGGCGCGCCGGTCTCGCCCTCGACCTTCGGCAGGGGCGGATAACGCGCCGGCAGCCACAGCGAGATCGGGGCGCCCGCCAGGCTGAGAACGCCGATCAGGGCGAAGCCGCCATTGGCGCCCAGCTTCGGCAGCACCCACCCCGCCATGCTTGCGGAAATCGCCAGCTGAGTCGCGGTCAGGGCGGTGAACATCACCCCGGCCCAGCGGTCGGGCGTCTCGGTGCGGGCGATCATGCCGATGGTGATCCACAGCAAGAGGCCTTCAGGCACGCCGCACAGACCTCGCACCGCCATCACCTGCAGGTCGTTGTGCACCAGCAGCACCGCCAGGTTGGTCGCGCACAGGGCGACGGAAGAAACCGCCCCGATCAGCTTCAGCCGGTGCGGCTTCAGCACCGCGCCCGCCACACCGGTGGTGATGGCCATGGTCAGGGCCTCGGTCATGGCCGATAGCCCGATCCCTCTTGCGCTCAGTCTGTGCTCCTCGGCCAGGGCGCCCAGCAGCACCGCCAACAGGCCTGAGATCAGCAGCGACACCACGCCGAAAGCGATGGCCGCGCTCGCCTGGGGCGGCGTCAATGGCGGGCCGAACGCCTCGTGCACCACATGCTCAGCCGCCGGCGTTTGTGTCATGGACCTATTCATCGCACGCCAGCCTATCCGAACCAGATTTGCAATCTAGCTTGCCCTTGGCGCAGGAGGCCCTTCCATGCCGCCCACCGACTGGATCACCGCCGGCGCCGCCAGCGGCATGTTCGTGCTGTCTCTCGGGGCGGTGGCGATCACCCAGGGCGCCCATCGCGCCCGCACCGAGGCGCTGGAAAGCGACGTGCGTGCGCTGGACGAACGGCTGACTGCGCTTGAAGCTCTGAAGATCGCGGTCGAAGGCCTCAGCCGCGGCATCGAGCACCTTGCGGACCGGCTGGCCGACAGCCAGAAACTCAGCGCCGCGGAACTTGCCCGCATGGCCGACCAGATCGCCGCCGGCCAGCGCCTGATCGACGCCCGCTTCGACGCCATGAAGGAACTCAGCGCGCGGGAACTCGACGAGGTCAAGCACGGGGTGCGCAACATCCGTCAGGTGCTGGAGCGAGATGGGCGGGCGGCCTGATCGGGCGAATGCGCCTCGCCCGGCCCGCAAGGCCAGTTGGTCCATGTCGCCCCGTCGCCGCTCCCAAAGGTTTTCCTCAGTGGGGGCCGACAGGGCCTGGGGTCAAATGACGAATGATTAACCTCAGCCGGCCTCAACCGACTGGCGGCTCCACCGTCCGCGCCGGGCTTCGCGCCGGCGCCGGATCGTATTCGTCAGGAATGATGCGCGATGCGATGACGAACGCGGCCATCAGGACTACAGCGGACGCTACAACGGTCACCAGGGACTCGATCATCGGACTCTCCGATCTTCGCCAGCTTGACCGGGCCAAGGTTCGTCGCCGGCGGCGGCGCGTCCATCAGGTTCACCTGACAGGTGATGGATTCGCTCCGAGTGAGCCCCGCTCGGGCGCCCGGCGCCCAACAAGCGGGCTCGCCGGTCGACCCGCCCGAATTTCGAGGCTAGCCTTTCGGTCAACGAAAACGGCGCACGACCTTCGGAGGGGAAATCCATGGACGAACTCGATCGCTACGACGCCCTGGGCCTCGGGGAACTCGTCGCCGGCCGCGAAGTACAGCCGGCCGAACTGCTGGATCGCGCCATCGCCCGGGTCGAGGCCGTCAATCCAGCCATCAACGCCGTGGTGCTCAAGCACTATGACGAGGCGAGGGCCCAGCTCGCCTCTGAGCCGCCTTCCGGCCCATTCGCCGGCGTGCCCTTCCTGCTCAAGGACCTGAATGTCGGCCTCGCCGGCACGGTCACCACCGAGGGATGCCGCGCCTTCGCCGATCATGTCTCGCCGGCCGACACGACCCTGGTGCGCCGCGCCAAGGCCGCCGGCCTCGTGGTTTTCGGCAAGACCGCCAGCCCCGAATTCGGCCTGACCACCACCACCGAAAGCCGGCTCTGGGGCCAGACGCGCAATCCCTGGAACCTCGACCGAATCGCCGGCGGCTCGTCCGGTGGCGCAGCAGCGTCTGTGGCCGCTCGCATCTCGCCGATCGCCCACGCCTCTGATGGTGGCGGCTCGATTCGCATTCCGGCCGCCTGCTGCGGCCTGTTCGGCCTCAAGCCCTCACGAGGGCGTGTTGCGACGGGACCTGGCGCCGGGATCGGCTGGAACGGGCTCTCCTGCCAGCACGCTGTCTCGATCAGCGTGCGCGATTCCGCCGCCCTGCTCGACGCCCTGGCTGGGCCGGAGATTGGCGACAGCATCATCGCCCCACAGACCGGCCCGTATCGCGAGGCCGCTGGTCGCGAGCCGGCCCGGCTGCGGATCGCCCTTGTCGAAGCCCCGGCCAGCGGCGCGGCCGTGCATTCCGATTGCCGCGAGGCCCTGCTGGATGCGGCTAGGCTTTGCGAAAGCCTGGGCCATGAGGTCGAACCCTTGGCCCTGGACCTTGACGCCGGCGCGCTGGGCGAGGCCATGACCGCCAGCATCGCGGTCGATATCGCGGCTCGCCTCGACGCCTGCGCCCAGGCTCGCGGCCGGCCGATCACCGAAGATGACGTGGAGGCGGTGACTTGGCGATTCGCCGAACGCGGCCGCACCGTCACGGGCCCGGACTACGTCGCCGCCCGGCGAACCTTCGACATGGCGGCCGCCCGCTACGCCGCCCGCTATGCCGACTACGACGTGGTGCTCTCGCCGGTTCTCGCCGCCCCGCCGGTCAGGCTGGGAGAATTGAGGCTCGATCAGGACATCGGCGCCTATGCCCGCGCCATTGGCGCGTTCAGCCCTTATACGGCCCTGCACAACCAGATCGGCGCGCCGGCCATGTCGGTTCCGCTCTTTTGGAACGCCGAGGGCCTGCCGATCGGGGTGATGTTCGCCGCGCCCTTCGGCCGGGAGGACCTGCTGTACAGCCTCGCCGGCCAACTGGAAGGCGCGCGCCCCTGGTCGGGCCGGCTGCCGCCGACGGTCGCCTAGATCACGATGAATTCGGATCGAAACGATCCGAATTCATAAGACGTGATCGATTCTAAAAGTTGAGAGCGGGATGCGAGCGGAAAACCGCTTCGCACTTTTCCTCATCCCGCTCTAGGCCTTGGCCTTGCGCGGGGTCGGGCGCCAGTTCAGGCCTTCGCGATTGTGCACCCAGCGGCCCACGCGGCGGTAATCATCGTCACCCGCCGCGCCGATCGGCAGCAGCTCGGTCAACGCCGCCTCGACATAGGCGAAGTTGGCGCCGCGATTGCGCTTGACGAACTGCAGCGCCTCGTCCTTGGCCCAATCAATGGCCACGGCGTCGTCCGCCAGCCGCAACCTCAAGGGCGGCAGGCGGTTGTCGTCGAGCGCGTTCAGCCGGTTCTTGGACGGCGCGTGCCTGAGGTCGAGCTGGTAGGTCTTCATCGTCGAATCCGCCGCGGCCCGTTCAGGCCTGAAACTGCTTTGTAAGGCGCCGCCGATTGGCGCGCACCCGGTGGCGATAGAGGGTCAGGGCGCGCGAGGAGGCGCGGTGCGGCCGGCCCACCAGGGCGTGGCTGAGAAAGTCGGTCTGCGCGTCCATGGCCGCCAGGGCTTTCTCCGAGACCATCCGCTCGGCCTCGGCGAAGGCGGACGGGCCGCCGAAGGTCAGCTTCAGAAGGCGCAGGCTGATCACGGTCTGCGCCTCCACGCCGAGCTGCATGGCTTTGAAAGGCAGTTCCAGCCAGCTGTTGGTGGTTACACCCACGATGACGCCCCATTTGCGATCCCGAAGGCGCTATGTTGCGCCGCAGCATCGCGAAATCAACCTTTGACGCCGGCCCGGAGCAATCCGCGCCGGCGTTGTTTCGTATCTGGGCCTTGCCTAGGGCATTGGCTTGGGACCTCTCCGGCGGCGCATTCTGTTACAAGTTTCCGATCCGCCCCCTTCGGTTCGACCGGAGTGAAGCGGCTAGGAGGAAGCATGGAACCGGAAGCGCTGCTCGACGGGCCAGTCTCGATCAAGCCAGGACAGGCGACGATCGGCGCCGAAATAACCGGCCTCGATCTGACACGGCCGCTCGTGCCGGCCGTGGCCGAGGCGGTGCGCCGGGCGTTTGCGAATTTTGCGGTGGTCTGGTTCCCCGACCAGCCGCTGGATCACGACCAGCTGGAGGCGGCGACGCGGATCTTCGGCGA is a genomic window of Phenylobacterium montanum containing:
- a CDS encoding phage holin family protein, which produces MNTLRQTAPKLLGRIHAFDKYDPDTHGPISPNSEIIVFWVTFSIWFVVLTEKIALPPFNIELCLFEGVACVAMLFWRKLLFIEKKRAIGYFIFAAVLVSEQLFTYFREPISIPAILAAMVYYSVFMFIAPMERPAIFKIMCSFVNVTLFIGFMVYVDWAFNLAHHPIPNFDKILPESFQFLHYVYIQPTHWGSPYTKPNGFFMLEASHTSQFMAMGIVVEFYTRQNLLRLGFLGSALLLTFAGTGFLLLALVIPLMLWRTKISTLLVAVLIVPLILGAALAKGALNDYTRRSSEFTQVGQSGNQRFVWPYQLAWKQLTSTSDFHDSFLGVGASNAADDARLPLVIKGKPNGSPSWGTPTKLIVEYGLFVAVVWSIFFIMILFSSNVPIGILFMLYIQYEFVNGGLLVPFEIFFAYFLGGIYMKPIPNWDLGFGRYGRGRRDWRQYNRSIEAAPIQSGS
- a CDS encoding acyltransferase family protein, with amino-acid sequence MVKLQPPHRIKGFDGIRAIAVFGVFLMHKTALGERYELGAYGVWLFFLLSGFLITSQLVAARERVEEGGESCWSELGGFWWRRSFRILPPYYALLIVLAGLYALWRRPVPALSWHFLYATNWYAEFHPQVDLGTWQHFWSLAIEEQFYLVFAPLLILTPRRWAPWWCGGLIAAGVLRRIWMVEAGWPPFSIYVDSLVNMASLAVGGLGGLIVRRHALRGEWIGWAALAGFLVLPFCLGALGWSNSISPLLALAFGLIAILALHGNQAGPLANLLSWPPIAYFGRISYGFYLYESYPPSQLAAGLAHHGGVASEVEGALFAFFASLAISVASYELLEMPIQRLGRSLRIGRVTPEPA
- a CDS encoding acyltransferase family protein; the encoded protein is MKFSAVIQYLRAVAAIMVLCYHVVLHWIPEQKPHYLFLSGGVDIFFVISGFVMWSLTAGREGGAWDFFSRRLKRIVPLYWLMTTAMLVVLVVLPGATLTSKFDLGHVVSSYLFIPAIHPVKGTFEPLLFPGWTLNYEMFFYVLITLALLGPMRFRLALILIPLAGLTAMGLIPHSDRSLVAFYSNSLLAEFGMGCVLGALLEKDLAERAPPWAGVAMIGLAIAAFFGLAQVPGLARGFAWGVPAALFVSGWVFNERARGTARWPLVQLLGDASYAIYLSHVIVLSALFQIAHRFVRSVPAEIGASVVITLTCITVGVGVYWFVEKPIINWFKTPRLKPAVAAAE
- a CDS encoding cell wall hydrolase produces the protein MDDASLLALCAFQEAAGEPDDGVAAIARVVLNRMARRYASDGAIAGTVLAPDQFSWTAFEMVGGRYRRVCHTPAEVAVRADGLLSKAQNFTSQWARVQRIIREVRAGAYVGPEYDRLTDQVVLYLNPRLSQATWANPARHVCDIGRHSFYRA
- a CDS encoding MFS transporter; amino-acid sequence: MTQTPAAEHVVHEAFGPPLTPPQASAAIAFGVVSLLISGLLAVLLGALAEEHRLSARGIGLSAMTEALTMAITTGVAGAVLKPHRLKLIGAVSSVALCATNLAVLLVHNDLQVMAVRGLCGVPEGLLLWITIGMIARTETPDRWAGVMFTALTATQLAISASMAGWVLPKLGANGGFALIGVLSLAGAPISLWLPARYPPLPKVEGETGAPPPRGWIALAGTLLYVSAASAVAIYLVPFCIQAGLPTVVARTATSFSLAAQVLGGALATVAAGRVKYFVVFVGGVVAYGAVYLVYGFAAPAWLFIAATALSGLTAIFINPFLVPMTIEADPSRRAAVQSGAVQLLGAALGPFFASRVVSQADARGALWLGMALLCSGLAVIAWLRFTRTQAVA
- a CDS encoding amidase translates to MDELDRYDALGLGELVAGREVQPAELLDRAIARVEAVNPAINAVVLKHYDEARAQLASEPPSGPFAGVPFLLKDLNVGLAGTVTTEGCRAFADHVSPADTTLVRRAKAAGLVVFGKTASPEFGLTTTTESRLWGQTRNPWNLDRIAGGSSGGAAASVAARISPIAHASDGGGSIRIPAACCGLFGLKPSRGRVATGPGAGIGWNGLSCQHAVSISVRDSAALLDALAGPEIGDSIIAPQTGPYREAAGREPARLRIALVEAPASGAAVHSDCREALLDAARLCESLGHEVEPLALDLDAGALGEAMTASIAVDIAARLDACAQARGRPITEDDVEAVTWRFAERGRTVTGPDYVAARRTFDMAAARYAARYADYDVVLSPVLAAPPVRLGELRLDQDIGAYARAIGAFSPYTALHNQIGAPAMSVPLFWNAEGLPIGVMFAAPFGREDLLYSLAGQLEGARPWSGRLPPTVA